The proteins below come from a single Mucilaginibacter mali genomic window:
- a CDS encoding fucose isomerase — protein MAENLKEVLLVASGDLRLAANQICWPEQQKVEDLLVAAIEKLGWTATRAHQYDEVKQHGLIDSQKMGMEVFRTINPDKPLIVVESLWQYTHHVLAGLTTHKGPILTLANWSGTAPGLVGMLNINGSLAKAGVKFSTLWSENFDDEYFLNGLKQWLETGNLSHDESHIHGFEIANIPAEEAAIGAGFAAKFKTDKAIMGVFDEGCMGMYNAIVPDELLHPTGLFKERLSQSSLYAAMQLVTNAEARKVLDWLLQKGMQFKWGTDGVAELTEAQSLEQCKMYIAAVRMADEFGCATIGIQYQQGLKDLTVASDLVEGLLNNQDRPPVYSTDGRELYAGEALPHFNEVDECAGIDALVTYNLWKQMGLPGENTLHDLRWGEHFKGDGIDDFVWVFLISGAVPPAHFVGGYAGASSERQPAMYFRLGGGSLKGVSKPGHIVWSRIYVMDGALHCDIGVGESVLLPEEETNRRWEATTPVWPIMNAVLKGVSRDQMMGRHKANHIHVVYTPDEATAHKACRVKAAALNGLGITVHFCGDVNLN, from the coding sequence ATGGCCGAGAATTTAAAAGAAGTTTTATTAGTTGCAAGTGGCGATCTTCGCCTGGCTGCCAACCAAATTTGCTGGCCCGAACAGCAAAAAGTAGAGGACTTACTGGTTGCCGCCATCGAAAAGTTAGGATGGACAGCTACCCGTGCTCATCAGTATGATGAGGTTAAGCAACATGGCCTTATCGACTCCCAAAAAATGGGGATGGAGGTGTTTCGCACCATCAACCCTGATAAGCCATTAATCGTAGTAGAAAGTCTGTGGCAATACACCCATCATGTGCTTGCGGGATTAACCACTCATAAAGGCCCGATACTGACCTTAGCTAACTGGAGCGGCACTGCGCCGGGCCTTGTTGGGATGCTGAATATCAATGGCTCGCTGGCTAAGGCAGGGGTGAAGTTCAGTACACTATGGAGTGAAAATTTTGATGATGAATACTTCCTGAACGGCTTGAAACAGTGGCTGGAAACCGGCAATTTAAGCCATGATGAAAGCCATATCCACGGCTTTGAAATCGCTAATATTCCGGCTGAAGAAGCTGCTATAGGTGCCGGCTTTGCCGCTAAATTTAAAACTGACAAAGCCATAATGGGCGTGTTTGATGAGGGTTGCATGGGCATGTATAATGCCATTGTACCTGATGAGTTACTGCACCCGACAGGCTTGTTTAAAGAGCGCTTAAGCCAGTCATCGTTATATGCTGCCATGCAATTGGTTACCAATGCCGAAGCCCGCAAGGTTTTAGATTGGCTGCTGCAAAAAGGTATGCAGTTTAAATGGGGTACCGATGGCGTTGCTGAACTAACCGAAGCCCAAAGCCTTGAGCAATGCAAAATGTATATAGCTGCCGTGCGTATGGCCGACGAATTTGGCTGCGCAACCATCGGCATCCAGTATCAGCAGGGGTTGAAGGACCTGACCGTTGCCAGCGATTTGGTGGAGGGTTTATTAAATAACCAGGACCGCCCGCCGGTATACAGTACCGATGGCCGCGAGTTATACGCCGGTGAAGCGCTGCCACACTTTAACGAGGTGGACGAATGCGCGGGTATTGATGCCCTGGTAACCTATAATTTATGGAAACAAATGGGCCTGCCCGGCGAAAATACCCTGCACGATCTGCGCTGGGGCGAACATTTTAAGGGTGATGGCATAGATGATTTTGTGTGGGTGTTCCTGATATCGGGAGCAGTTCCGCCAGCCCATTTTGTGGGTGGTTACGCCGGAGCCAGTAGTGAGCGCCAGCCTGCTATGTACTTCCGTTTGGGTGGCGGTAGTTTAAAAGGGGTAAGCAAACCGGGCCATATTGTATGGAGCCGCATTTATGTAATGGATGGTGCCCTGCATTGTGATATAGGCGTAGGCGAAAGCGTACTGCTGCCCGAAGAAGAGACCAATCGCCGCTGGGAAGCAACCACCCCGGTTTGGCCTATTATGAATGCCGTATTAAAAGGTGTAAGCCGCGATCAGATGATGGGCCGCCATAAGGCTAACCACATCCACGTAGTTTATACGCCTGACGAAGCTACCGCGCATAAAGCTTGTCGGGTAAAAGCCGCCGCGCTTAATGGTTTAGGTATCACCGTTCACTTTTGCGGCGATGTTAATTTGAATTAA
- a CDS encoding dihydrodipicolinate synthase family protein has protein sequence MTNKEKGFIPVMLTPFKNNGDIDYDILTQLTEIYLKAGASGLFANCLSSEMFELEDDEKLQAIKHIIKVVDGAVPVVATGTFGGVISKQADFVKRVHDTGTQAVIILNSLLATEDESDAVFNDRVFDLFNQTDNIPLGFYECPVPYKRLLSPQQLIDFVATGRVIYHKDTCLNIDQVKQKLEAGKANPNFGLYDAYMVHAVDSLKAGSAGLSCIQGNFFPELIVWLCKNYADDSKQHEVDMVQQFLIDNMDVMHNVYPIIAKYWLTKRGLNISTITRRNVGVFTPTTRKQIEHLYGDYSSLKSQLGIASFA, from the coding sequence GCCGTTTAAGAACAATGGCGATATTGATTACGATATACTGACCCAACTGACCGAGATCTACCTGAAGGCGGGCGCATCAGGACTGTTTGCCAACTGCCTGAGCAGCGAGATGTTTGAACTGGAAGATGACGAAAAGCTGCAGGCCATTAAGCATATTATAAAAGTGGTTGATGGTGCTGTGCCCGTAGTAGCAACCGGCACCTTTGGCGGGGTAATAAGTAAGCAGGCCGACTTTGTAAAACGTGTACATGATACCGGCACCCAGGCCGTTATTATATTAAACAGTCTACTGGCTACGGAAGACGAAAGCGACGCGGTATTTAACGACCGGGTTTTTGATCTGTTCAATCAAACAGACAATATTCCGCTGGGATTTTATGAATGCCCTGTTCCATACAAAAGATTACTATCGCCACAACAACTGATCGATTTTGTTGCTACCGGCCGGGTGATCTATCATAAGGATACCTGCCTGAACATCGACCAAGTAAAGCAAAAATTGGAAGCCGGAAAGGCTAACCCCAATTTCGGCTTGTACGATGCTTATATGGTGCACGCGGTCGATTCGTTAAAGGCAGGGTCGGCAGGTTTATCGTGTATCCAGGGTAATTTTTTCCCTGAGTTGATTGTTTGGTTATGCAAAAATTACGCTGATGACAGCAAGCAGCACGAGGTGGATATGGTGCAGCAGTTTTTGATAGATAATATGGATGTGATGCATAATGTATATCCTATCATTGCCAAGTACTGGTTAACCAAGCGCGGTTTAAATATCTCAACTATTACCCGCCGCAACGTAGGCGTGTTCACGCCAACCACCCGCAAGCAAATTGAGCATTTGTATGGCGATTATAGTTCGCTGAAGAGCCAGTTGGGGATAGCGAGCTTTGCGTAA
- a CDS encoding AraC family transcriptional regulator, translating to MKPHFLKVAVKPQNSFSIRHDILPTFRGIWHYHPELELHYVIKGEGVRFIGDNISNFSAGEVLLLGENLPHCWRCKEEYFQQDSGLNVEVIVIHFLPDCLGKYLLNLPEAYLLPKLFDKAKSGMVIGGEARTKLTELMRKAVDATNLDRVIVLLSILKVLAENEDFESITLAHNEFHQSNESDTIRLNKICSYTLANYKKEIGLQEIAAIGNLSVTSFCRYFKLMTKKTYSDFLTEIRISHACRFLIEDKMPTEVLCFECGFNNVSNFYRHFKKVTDMTPLEYKRRYLQGNPVPTPAIV from the coding sequence ATGAAACCTCATTTTCTTAAAGTTGCGGTTAAACCGCAAAACTCCTTTAGTATAAGGCATGATATTTTGCCAACCTTTAGGGGCATCTGGCATTATCACCCCGAGCTGGAATTACATTATGTAATTAAGGGCGAAGGCGTGCGTTTCATTGGTGATAATATCAGCAATTTTTCGGCGGGTGAGGTGTTGCTGCTGGGCGAGAACCTGCCGCACTGCTGGCGCTGTAAAGAGGAGTACTTTCAGCAGGATTCGGGCCTGAATGTGGAGGTTATCGTGATCCATTTTTTGCCCGATTGCCTGGGCAAATACCTGCTTAACCTGCCCGAAGCTTACCTGCTGCCAAAACTGTTCGATAAAGCCAAAAGCGGCATGGTTATAGGAGGTGAAGCCCGCACCAAATTAACCGAACTAATGCGCAAAGCGGTGGACGCCACCAACCTCGACCGCGTTATCGTATTGCTATCTATATTAAAGGTTTTGGCCGAAAATGAGGACTTTGAAAGCATCACTTTAGCCCATAACGAATTCCACCAGTCTAACGAATCGGACACCATTCGTTTGAACAAAATTTGCTCGTACACGCTGGCTAATTATAAGAAAGAAATAGGCCTGCAGGAGATAGCCGCTATAGGCAACCTTAGTGTAACCAGTTTTTGCCGGTACTTTAAACTGATGACCAAAAAGACCTACTCCGATTTCCTGACCGAGATCCGCATCAGCCATGCCTGCCGTTTTTTAATTGAAGACAAGATGCCGACCGAGGTTTTGTGCTTTGAATGCGGCTTTAATAACGTATCGAACTTTTACCGCCATTTTAAAAAAGTAACCGATATGACCCCGCTGGAATATAAGCGCCGTTACCTGCAGGGCAACCCGGTACCTACTCCGGCAATTGTTTAA
- a CDS encoding DUF3826 domain-containing protein, whose product MKYYIIMLVCLLSGTMVMAQAQAEKDYTKVISDRTGKYLVNIGITDTLSPKFKKAQAVLMDQYRAINSIHDARNAKVKEIKATAGDDKAAANAKVAATDSIMNAQLTALHPVFLAKLGKELTPQQVEAMKDEMTYKKVAVTYNGYTDELPQLTDAQKTQIKNWLIEAREKAIDAGSSDEKTAIFGKYKGRINNYLSKEGYDMKKAGEEWQKRLKEKAAAKSPSNN is encoded by the coding sequence ATGAAATACTATATCATAATGTTGGTGTGCCTGCTTAGCGGCACAATGGTGATGGCCCAAGCACAGGCCGAAAAGGATTATACAAAGGTAATAAGCGACCGTACCGGTAAGTACCTGGTGAACATCGGCATTACCGATACCCTGTCGCCTAAATTTAAAAAAGCGCAGGCCGTGTTGATGGATCAGTACCGCGCTATAAACAGTATTCACGATGCCCGCAATGCTAAGGTGAAGGAAATAAAAGCTACAGCAGGTGATGATAAGGCTGCTGCCAATGCTAAAGTTGCCGCTACCGATAGCATAATGAATGCGCAACTGACCGCCCTGCATCCTGTTTTCCTGGCCAAACTGGGTAAGGAACTAACCCCGCAACAGGTGGAGGCCATGAAGGACGAAATGACCTACAAAAAGGTAGCAGTTACCTATAATGGCTATACCGATGAATTGCCACAACTAACCGACGCCCAAAAAACGCAAATAAAAAACTGGCTGATAGAAGCACGCGAGAAAGCCATAGATGCCGGCTCATCGGATGAGAAGACCGCCATTTTTGGCAAGTATAAAGGCCGCATCAACAATTATCTTTCTAAAGAAGGCTACGATATGAAAAAGGCCGGTGAAGAATGGCAAAAGCGCCTAAAGGAGAAAGCGGCGGCTAAATCACCATCAAACAATTAA